Proteins encoded by one window of Bacteroidia bacterium:
- a CDS encoding reprolysin-like metallopeptidase translates to MRKILTLSTFFVMLLGTQTMASSFWTVKSETQEMLSGKRQIIPDKYMVYTLDVQGLRNQLLNAPMEFTVPVKQSPVVIELPMPDGSWNSFTIVESPVMQPELSAKYPFIKTYSGSGINKSSWVRIDFTQWGFHALIRTAEDDIYIDPYSMQTTSEYLVYFRKDFMHSQSSMVCEFDDLQQGQNANKALTNAMPAMNRSIGTNLRTYRLALACTGEYAAYYGGTKAGALSGMVTSINRVTGVYESEVDVRLNLIANTDTLIFLDANTDPYSNNNGGTMLGQNQSVVNFFIGTPNYDMGHVFSTGGGGIAYLGCICKTADKAKGVTGSAAPINDPFNIDYVAHEMGHQFGGNHTFNSVTGSCQGNREASAAFEPGSGVTIMGYAGICGSDDLAAHSIAYFHTKSFDEIVDYSTLSTGNSCPINTITFNNAPTVSGGGIFNVPVGTAFKLDGYGSDPDGDSITFSWEQFDLGPAGAWSLPTGNAPMYRSYAPSTSALRLFPKLSVLLNQVNAKGELITSYARSLHFRLTARDNKPNGGGVTYNDTITTVNVVQTAAPFAITYPNVTGITWPALSTQTVTWDVGGTDAAPFNEQLVNIYLSINNGTTFPITIATNVANNGSYTFTVPNNQSNICRMWVEGASAGSIFFDINNKVFTISAPVGINEVNSLSQLTAYPNPADNELLVYIGNSNHGELNLRLFSVNGQLVLSQTIAAKNTSAQVALNVGQLPAGLYFLKAETENGTAERKIIIK, encoded by the coding sequence ATGAGAAAAATTTTAACACTAAGCACATTTTTTGTTATGCTATTAGGCACACAAACAATGGCAAGCAGTTTCTGGACGGTTAAATCAGAAACACAAGAAATGTTATCCGGCAAACGTCAGATTATTCCTGATAAATACATGGTTTATACTCTTGATGTACAAGGGTTGAGAAACCAACTGCTCAATGCACCAATGGAATTTACCGTTCCTGTAAAACAATCACCGGTTGTTATTGAGCTACCTATGCCCGATGGCAGTTGGAATAGCTTTACTATTGTAGAGTCGCCTGTTATGCAACCGGAATTGTCAGCTAAATACCCATTCATCAAAACGTATTCAGGTAGCGGTATTAACAAATCTTCATGGGTTCGAATTGATTTTACACAGTGGGGCTTTCATGCATTGATAAGAACAGCAGAGGACGATATTTATATTGATCCTTATTCCATGCAAACCACCTCTGAATATTTAGTCTATTTCAGAAAAGATTTTATGCATTCGCAGAGCAGTATGGTTTGTGAGTTTGACGACTTACAACAAGGTCAGAATGCAAATAAGGCATTAACAAACGCTATGCCTGCAATGAACCGCTCAATAGGTACAAATTTACGTACCTATCGTTTGGCATTAGCCTGCACAGGAGAGTATGCGGCCTATTATGGCGGAACAAAAGCGGGTGCATTATCAGGTATGGTAACTTCCATCAATCGCGTTACAGGTGTTTATGAATCTGAAGTAGATGTCAGACTAAACTTAATTGCTAACACTGACACATTAATTTTTCTTGATGCCAACACAGACCCGTATTCCAATAATAATGGCGGCACCATGCTGGGACAAAATCAATCTGTAGTAAACTTTTTTATTGGAACCCCCAATTACGATATGGGTCACGTTTTTAGTACAGGTGGTGGAGGCATTGCCTACCTGGGTTGTATCTGTAAAACTGCAGATAAGGCAAAAGGAGTTACAGGATCAGCAGCTCCAATCAATGACCCATTTAACATTGACTATGTTGCCCATGAAATGGGACATCAGTTTGGAGGCAATCACACTTTTAATAGTGTAACGGGAAGCTGCCAGGGTAACCGTGAGGCAAGTGCAGCATTTGAACCCGGTAGCGGAGTAACTATTATGGGATATGCAGGCATTTGTGGTTCTGATGATTTGGCTGCACACAGCATAGCTTATTTTCATACTAAAAGCTTTGACGAAATAGTTGATTATTCTACCTTATCAACAGGTAACTCTTGTCCGATAAATACCATCACGTTTAACAACGCACCTACAGTTAGTGGTGGAGGTATATTTAATGTTCCTGTAGGCACTGCATTTAAATTAGATGGCTATGGCAGTGACCCTGATGGTGATTCTATTACTTTTAGTTGGGAGCAGTTTGACTTGGGCCCTGCCGGAGCATGGAGTTTACCTACAGGCAATGCACCAATGTATCGCAGTTATGCTCCTTCAACTTCTGCACTTCGTTTATTCCCAAAGCTGTCTGTATTGCTTAATCAGGTAAATGCCAAAGGTGAGTTGATAACATCTTATGCGCGCTCTTTACATTTCAGACTTACGGCAAGAGATAACAAACCCAATGGCGGAGGAGTAACTTATAATGATACGATTACAACAGTAAATGTTGTTCAGACTGCTGCACCTTTTGCCATCACTTATCCAAATGTAACAGGCATAACATGGCCTGCCTTGAGTACACAAACAGTTACGTGGGATGTGGGTGGCACTGACGCAGCACCTTTTAACGAGCAGTTGGTAAATATCTACCTTTCGATAAATAACGGAACAACATTTCCTATAACAATTGCAACCAATGTTGCCAACAACGGCAGCTATACTTTTACAGTGCCTAACAACCAATCGAACATTTGCAGAATGTGGGTAGAAGGTGCCAGTGCCGGCTCTATATTTTTTGACATCAACAACAAGGTGTTTACTATTTCAGCACCGGTTGGTATTAATGAAGTCAACAGTCTGAGTCAGCTTACTGCCTATCCCAATCCTGCAGACAATGAGCTGTTGGTTTATATAGGTAACAGCAATCATGGCGAATTAAATTTACGCTTATTCAGTGTTAACGGACAACTTGTGTTGTCACAAACCATTGCTGCTAAGAATACTTCTGCACAGGTAGCACTGAATGTAGGACAACTTCCAGCCGGCTTATATTTTCTAAAAGCAGAAACAGAAAACGGAACAGCAGAACGTAAAATAATTATTAAATAA